The following proteins are encoded in a genomic region of Aethina tumida isolate Nest 87 chromosome 8, icAetTumi1.1, whole genome shotgun sequence:
- the LOC126266346 gene encoding uncharacterized protein LOC126266346, translating into MQSNETPTCNISKNSAMAKVLQQCQLIVWDECTMAHKKSLEALDRTLKDLRSNQNRFGGAMILLAGDFRQTLPVIPRSTPADELNACLKSSNLWKYVKVLHLSKNMRVELLNDQSGNIFSKQLIDIGNGNFPIDMLTGCINFPQSFCHLTQSKEELIQKVFPDVAQNYRNHDWLSEPAILAAKNIDVNELNFKIQEQITGESRIYKSVDSATNQDDVVNYPPEFLNSLDLPGLPPHNLQLKVGSVIIMLRNINQPRLCNGTRLAIKNY; encoded by the coding sequence ATGCAAAGCAATGAAACTCCAACCTGCAACATTTCGAAGAACTCTGCAATGGCAAAGGTTTTGCAGCAATGTCAATTGATCGTTTGGGATGAATGCACGATGgcacataaaaaatctttggagGCTTTAGACAGAACCTTAAAAGATCTACGGAGCAATCAGAACCGATTTGGTGGTGCAATGATTTTATTAGCAGGAGATTTTCGTCAAACATTGCCAGTGATTCCACGATCAACGCCAGCTGATGAACTCAACGCATGTCTAAAGTCATCCAATTTGTGGAAATATGTCAAAGTACTTCATTTAAGCAAGAATATGCGTGTTGAGTTGCTAAATGACCAATCTGGAAACATATTCTCTAAACAACTCATTGACATTGGTAATGGCAATTTTCCTATTGACATGTTGACTGGATGCATTAACTTTCCTCAAAGTTTTTGTCATTTAACTCAATCAAAAGAAGAACTCATTCAGAAGGTATTTCCAGATGTTGCTCAAAATTACAGAAACCATGATTGGTTAAGCGAACCAGCTATATTGGCAGCCAAAAACATTGatgtaaatgaattaaatttcaaaattcaagaaCAAATTACAGGCGAATCGAGGATATATAAATCAGTTGATTCGGCAACTAACCAAGACGATGTAGTTAACTATCCACCGGAATTTTTAAACTCGCTGGATTTGCCAGGATTGCCACCTCACAATCTTCAATTAAAGGTTGGATCGGTAATTATAATGTTGCGAAATATCAACCAACCGCGCCTTTGCAACGGCACACGGTTAGCgataaaaaactactaa